A portion of the Natronococcus sp. AD-5 genome contains these proteins:
- a CDS encoding DUF7513 family protein: protein MSLAGKYFEGWRFRTTNPSLSPGDEVDVFVNRHEEREVRGTSDDERSTAANEGVGVARIGDTLLYVEGTEPDHVGLRVRARVTEFDGSSSTGRAEYVETVGTSSYAG, encoded by the coding sequence AGCCTCGCCGGGAAGTACTTCGAGGGGTGGCGGTTCCGAACGACGAATCCGTCGCTTTCCCCCGGCGACGAGGTGGACGTCTTCGTCAACCGGCACGAGGAACGCGAGGTACGCGGCACCTCGGACGACGAGCGGTCGACGGCCGCCAACGAGGGCGTCGGCGTCGCTCGAATCGGCGATACGCTGTTGTACGTCGAGGGTACCGAACCGGACCACGTCGGATTGCGCGTTCGCGCTCGCGTGACCGAGTTCGACGGCTCGAGTTCGACGGGTCGTGCGGAGTACGTCGAAACCGTCGGCACGAGTTCCTACGCCGGGTAG